A window from Vigna angularis cultivar LongXiaoDou No.4 chromosome 7, ASM1680809v1, whole genome shotgun sequence encodes these proteins:
- the LOC108336957 gene encoding cell wall protein DAN4-like codes for MATKAKESYVVGKEKKATTSNSHTTTTKRTTKPLTSTSSTTSTTTTTSIKKLNRTSSDKNIPNYLKPTLTSRHESSSSKHPKTNIHNNNNINNIKKTSEVRRRSLDKPLSSSNITKPSLRRSSIGPLSKTTIPSKPISDRTIKATTDAKTKPLHTRVTKKTTPSTTISSTGTRKVVANKDHGSVKSAKNTPKQTKKALSVETEQVKEVTSQEVEVVKVEDEEHSVHEVEHVPEMLLLPDVESDEHEIEHVMVVDDSEPSHYEVDDERVISTVSEAEEEKAKDEEHEVEEDKENKDGVVENEKDEGWVVNGMEDKKKKNEEEEAVENEEEEVKVEATTTTASKQQLEERKNGKKEAQISNVVIEETTSKLMEERKNKVRAMAGAFQTVIDHQASSK; via the coding sequence ATGGCAACAAAAGCAAAGGAAAGTTATGTTGTTGGAAAGGAGAAGAAGGCCACAACTTCAAATTCTCACACCACAACCACCAAAAGGACCACCAAACCCttaacatcaacatcatcaacaacatcaacaacaacaactacCTCCATTAAGAAGCTTAACAGAACCTCTTCAGACAAAAACATCCCCAACTATCTCAAGCCCACTTTAACCTCACGCCATGAATCATCCTCTTCCAAACATCCTAAAACTAACattcacaacaacaacaatatcaacaaTATCAAGAAGACTTCAGAAGTGAGAAGAAGATCTTTGGACAAACCACTTTCCTCTTCAAACATCACAAAACCTTCACTACGTAGGTCCTCCATTGGCCCACTTTCTAAAACCACTATCCCTTCAAAACCCATTTCAGATAGGACCATAAAGGCCACAACTGATGCAAAAACTAAGCCCCTACACACAAGGGTCACAAAGAAAACCACCCCTTCTACTACTATTTCCTCTACAGGCACCAGGAAGGTAGTAGCCAACAAGGATCATGGTTCTGTGAAGTCAGCAAAGAATACTCCTAAGCAAACTAAGAAGGCCTTGAGTGTTGAAACTGAGCAGGTTAAGGAAGTTACAAGTCAAGAAGTTGAAGTGGTAAAGGTGGAGGATGAAGAACACAGTGTGCATGAGGTTGAACATGTGCCTGAAATGTTATTATTACCTGATGTTGAATCTGATGAACATGAGATTGAACATGTAATGGTGGTTGATGATTCTGAGCCATCTCATTATGAAGTTGATGATGAGAGGGTGATCTCTACAGTGTCAGAAGCAGAAGAAGAGAAGGCAAAAGATGAGGAgcatgaagtggaggaagataaagaaaacaaagatggagttgttgaaaatgagaaagatgaagGATGGGTGGTGAATGGAATGGAagataagaagaagaagaatgaagaagaagaggcaGTGGAAAATGAAGAAGAGGAGGTGAAAGTTGaggcaacaacaacaacagcatCAAAGCAGCAGTtagaagaaaggaaaaatgggAAGAAGGAGGCTCAGATATCCAATGTTGTGATTGAAGAAACTACAAGCAAGCTTATGGAGGAAAGGAAGAACAAAGTGAGGGCAATGGCTGGGGCATTTCAAACTGTCATTGATCACCAAGCCTCATCAAAATGA